A genomic window from Diospyros lotus cultivar Yz01 chromosome 2, ASM1463336v1, whole genome shotgun sequence includes:
- the LOC127794289 gene encoding transcription initiation factor TFIID subunit 12b-like: MAENSSPFPKPIRQSNAAGSVSHSLTIPSPPPSVDAHRIPLPPSQQPPMTPSTLPWLQQQMLQQRPSNLTAAWNIQMPHRTPSTSRVHQVQHGAAAAALRPQMNLGGGGLAQQPQQQQMARSALIGQTGQLPILSGQAGAASAASQFNLQPPLLALPRQKSRLLQGSQFPAVSSAGQALEGMMGPLNLNSQIRAKRPLPYAQRMNQGHLRQQLSQQHSLPSNQGQNVPRASFINPQLSGQSVLNPFSPQQWSKQEPTMSNPNSPYHLQHQRLEQLLLQQQLASSSQMQQNSTSLNPQQFSQPVQQQQPMVHPQLSQQQQQQHQVLNQQQQRSPTRAVPAGQKYLSLTGSQPDDTGSGTTTPGGSSSLGAEANNRLLGKRRIQDLVSQVDPNAKLDPEVEDLLLDLADNFVDSVTTFACNLAKHRNSSTLEAKDLLLHLEKDWNLTVPGFSSEEKKYQQDQQSSDLHKQRLDLIEVWRVTDSGVAPVRFFASVLEMSPESFFILFISSSLLYGAVLSVFFDDGVVCFLKLFHIRSGALSG; encoded by the exons ATGGCGGAGAATTCATCGCCGTTTCCGAAGCCAATTCGACAATCCAATGCGGCCGGATCCGTGTCTCATAGCCTAACCATCCCCTCACCGCCCCCATCCGTGGACGCCCACCGAATTCCCTTACCTCCATCTCAGCAACCGCCGATGACGCCGTCTACACTTCCGTGGCTTCAACAACAAATGCTACAGCAACGGCCGAGCAATTTGACGGCCGCATGGAATATCCAGATGCCACACAGGACGCCTTCCACGTCGAGGGTGCATCAGGTGCAGCACGgcgcggcggcggcggcgttgCGGCCGCAGATGAACTTGGGCGGCGGCGGTCTCGCTCAGCAACCACAGCAACAGCAGATGGCGAGATCGGCATTGATAGGGCAGACTGGCCAACTGCCTATATTGTCCGGCCAAGCCGGGGCGGCGTCAGCTGCGTCCCAGTTCAATTTGCAACCGCCGTTGTTAGCACTG CCTAGGCAGAAAAGCAGGTTATTGCAAGGATCCCAGTTCCCTGCTGTTAGTTCGGCCGGGCAAGCTCTAGAGGGAATGATGGGACCTCTCAACTTGAACTCTCAAATTAGAGCAAAAAGGCCTCTTCCATATGCCCAACGGATGAACCAGGGGCATTTAAGGCAGCAGCTGTCACAACAACATTCGCTTCCATCAAATCAG GGTCAAAATGTACCGAGGGCCTCATTTATAAACCCTCAGTTATCTGGGCAGTCAGTTTTGAACCCTTTCTCTCCGCAACAATGGTCGAAGCAAGAACCAACGATGTCTAATCCTAATTCTCCCTATCATCTTCAACACCAGAGGCTAGAACAACTACTTTTGCAGCAACAACTAGCTTCGTCCTCTCAGATGCAGCAAAATTCTACATCATTGAACCCACAGCAGTTTTCCCAGCCTGTACAGCAGCAGCAGCCGATGGTGCATCCACAACTCAGTCAgcagcaacagcagcagcatCAAGTTCTGAATCAGCAACAGCAGCGGTCTCCAACGAGGGCAGTGCCTGCTGGCCAAAAGTATCTCAGTTTGACAGGATCACAGCCAGATGATACTGGATCTGGAACAACTACACCAGGGGGGAGTTCAAGCCTGGGAGCAGAAGCAAACAATCGACTTCTTGGGAAGAGAAGAATTCAGGATTTGGTTTCCCAG GTGGATCCAAATGCAAAACTAGATCCTGAAGTCGAAGATCTTCTTTTGGATCTTGCTGATAACTTTGTCGATTCG GTAACTACATTCGCATGCAACTTGGCAAAGCATCGCAACTCTTCAACTCTAGAAGCCAAGGACTTGCTGCTTCATCTAG AGAAAGATTGGAATTTGACTGTTCCTGGTTTCTCaagtgaagaaaaaaaatatcaacagGATCAG CAATCAAGTGATCTTCACAAGCAGCGTCTCGACTTG ATTGAAGTTTGGAGAGTAACTGACAGTGGAGTAGCTCCTGTAAGGTTCTTTGCCAGTGTCTTGGAGATGAGCCCTGAATCCTTCTTTATTCTATTTATCTCTAGTTCTTTGCTTTATGGAGCTGTTTTAtctgttttctttgatgatggGGTGGTGTGCTTCCTAAAATTGTTTCATATTCGATCTGGGGCTTTGAGTGGGTAG